One Hydrogenobaculum sp. 3684 genomic window, TAGTTTCTCCAAGATGTTTAAATATCATAGCTACACATTCGGTGTGCCAACCTGGTCTTCCGTAAGACCAAGGGGATTCCCAGCCAGGTTCGTGGGATTTTGATGCTTTCCACAATGCAAAGTCAAGGGGATTTCTTTTCTTTAAAGAAGGTTCAATTCTGGCTCCTGCTTCTAGTTCTTCTGGGCTTCTTTTTGAAAGTTTACCGTATTCTTTAAAGCTATCTATTGAAAAATACACATCGCCATCGCTTTCATAAGCTTTGCCAAGCTCTATCAGCTTTGATATAAGGGATATTATCTCTTCCATGTGTTCTGTAACTCTTGGTTCTACGTTGGCAGGTTTTACGTTTATGGCTTCCATATCTAAGTAGTATCTAGCTATGTATCTGTTGGCTATGCTCATGAAGTCTTTGTTTTCTTCGTTGGCTTTGTTTATGATCTTATCATCTATATCAGTAAAATTTCTAACAAACTTTACTCTGTATCCAAGCTTTTCTAAGTATCTTCTAAAAACGTCAAATACTATAAGACTTCTTCCATGCCCTACGTGAGAATCATCGTATACTGTTACACCACAGGTGTATATGTTTACTTGAGGAGGGTTTATAGGTACAAACTCTTCCAACTCAGCACTAAGTGTATTATAAAGCACAAATCCCATATATCTATTTTAACCTAAGATTAAAACCTTATCTATGTTAAAATAAAAGTATGAAAAAAAAGAAATTGTTTTTTGCAAGCGGGTTGGCGATTCTTCTTAGCTCTTGCGCAGCACCAACACAGCAAGGGCCAAATCCAATAACTATGCTTCAGCAACAGTATCAATATCAACAACAAGAAATCAACGAAATAAATAGAAGGCTAGATTCTTTGGATGAGTCTTTAGCAAAATTAAGGGTAAAGCTTGGGCTTTCTACATACAACAATATTACAAAAAACCTTGGAGAATCTGAGTCTCAAACCCCACCAGAATCTTCTGAAACACCGCCATCACCTTCAAATCTTAGCTCTTTACCAGCTATAACCCCTTCAAAGGGCATAAAAAATCTATCAAGCACCGTTACTATAATAAATTCTACGGCTCCTTCTGAAACTCAAAGTTCATCTTCCAATTTGAAAGCCCTCATCTCAAACACGCCTCAAAGCCCTCAAGAACTATACGAAATGGCTTACACAGCTTATCAATCTGGAGATTATCAAAAAGCTAAGAGACTTTTCAAAGAGTTTATATTGAAAAACCCACATTCAAAACTTACAAACAACGCATACTACTGGTTAGGAATGACTGAAAAAGCCATGCATCATAACAACGAAGCGTTGGCAATCTTACTTACCCTAATAGATAAATGTAAAAAAGGAGAACTCCCATCTTGTGACAAAGCACCGTCGGCTTATTTTTCCGCGGCTAATATATATAAAGAAATGGGACAAAAATCAGCGGCTGTAAACTTATACAAGGAGCTTATAAAACTTTATCCAAATAGTATAGAAGCAGCTTTAGCAAGATCTGAATTAGAGATTCAATGAATAGAGAATATTATGGTATAATTGTAGGTCTTGGTACACTATTTTTCTTGTTGTCTTTTAAA contains:
- a CDS encoding tetratricopeptide repeat protein, yielding MKKKKLFFASGLAILLSSCAAPTQQGPNPITMLQQQYQYQQQEINEINRRLDSLDESLAKLRVKLGLSTYNNITKNLGESESQTPPESSETPPSPSNLSSLPAITPSKGIKNLSSTVTIINSTAPSETQSSSSNLKALISNTPQSPQELYEMAYTAYQSGDYQKAKRLFKEFILKNPHSKLTNNAYYWLGMTEKAMHHNNEALAILLTLIDKCKKGELPSCDKAPSAYFSAANIYKEMGQKSAAVNLYKELIKLYPNSIEAALARSELEIQ